A stretch of the Psychroserpens sp. Hel_I_66 genome encodes the following:
- the frr gene encoding ribosome recycling factor: MNEDIKFILDSTKEAMDDALKHLEKQFVNIRAGKASPAMLGSVMVDYYGSQTPLSQVANVNTPDGRTITVQPWEKNMLQEIERGIMIANLGFNPMNNGDVIIINVPPLTEERRTTLAKQAKAEAEDAKIGVRNARKDANHEIKSLEDASEDQKSNAEIDVQQMTDKYVKKIDDTYDVKEKEIMTV; the protein is encoded by the coding sequence ATGAACGAAGACATAAAATTTATATTAGACTCAACTAAAGAAGCGATGGATGATGCCTTAAAGCATCTTGAAAAACAATTTGTAAACATTAGAGCTGGTAAAGCAAGTCCTGCAATGTTAGGGAGTGTTATGGTAGACTATTATGGTTCTCAAACACCACTGTCTCAAGTCGCAAATGTCAATACTCCAGATGGTAGAACAATTACAGTTCAACCATGGGAAAAAAATATGCTTCAAGAAATTGAGCGCGGAATTATGATTGCCAATTTAGGTTTTAATCCAATGAACAATGGTGATGTCATTATAATTAATGTGCCACCGTTAACAGAGGAACGCAGAACAACACTTGCAAAACAAGCAAAAGCTGAGGCTGAAGACGCCAAGATTGGTGTGAGAAATGCTCGTAAGGATGCTAACCATGAGATTAAAAGTCTTGAAGATGCATCTGAAGATCAAAAGAGCAATGCAGAGATTGACGTACAACAAATGACAGATAAATACGTTAAAAAAATAGACGATACATATGATGTCAAAGAAAAAGAAATCATGACTGTATAA
- a CDS encoding porin family protein has translation MKQVFFLFFMFPFIGIIAQERDNPLQDGIVNDSIKVVDKNYREDQFYVSVTYNLLGNKPDNVSQSGFSSGFHLGFIRDMPINEKRNVAIGLGLGLSSNSYNQSLLISENNRSFNYTILEDVSFSKNKFTTYLIEVPLEFRWRTSTATEYDFWRIYSGIKLGYVVYNTSKFIGSPNNIQLTNIDDINKLQYGLTLSAGYSNINFHFYYALNSIFNKNAKVNSSGELVKMNAIKIGLIFYIL, from the coding sequence ATGAAACAGGTGTTTTTTTTGTTTTTTATGTTCCCCTTTATTGGTATTATTGCTCAAGAGCGTGATAATCCTCTTCAAGATGGAATAGTAAATGATAGTATAAAAGTTGTAGATAAAAATTATAGAGAAGATCAATTTTATGTTTCTGTAACTTATAATTTATTGGGAAATAAACCAGATAATGTATCACAAAGTGGTTTTTCAAGTGGGTTTCATTTGGGTTTTATAAGAGATATGCCAATTAACGAGAAACGTAATGTTGCTATAGGATTAGGCCTAGGTCTTTCTTCAAATTCGTATAACCAATCGTTGTTGATTTCAGAAAATAATAGAAGTTTCAACTATACAATTTTAGAAGACGTGTCTTTCAGTAAAAATAAGTTTACAACTTACCTAATTGAAGTTCCGTTGGAGTTTAGGTGGCGAACATCTACAGCCACAGAATATGATTTCTGGAGAATCTATTCTGGTATTAAACTTGGATATGTTGTCTATAATACTTCAAAATTTATTGGTAGTCCTAATAATATCCAATTAACCAATATTGATGACATAAATAAGCTTCAATACGGTCTTACTTTAAGTGCAGGCTACTCTAATATCAATTTCCATTTTTATTATGCTTTAAATAGTATTTTTAATAAGAACGCGAAAGTGAATAGTAGTGGAGAACTTGTCAAAATGAATGCTATTAAAATTGGATTGATCTTTTATATTTTGTAG
- the pyrH gene encoding UMP kinase — protein MKYKRILLKLSGEALMGSRQYGIDPERLSEYARDIKEVTDLGVEVAIVIGGGNIFRGVAGAMAGMDRVQGDHMGMLATVINGLALQNALEDEGVKTRLQTAIKINEVAEPFIRRKAMSHLNKGRVVIFGGGTGNPYFTTDSAAVLRAIEIEADVILKGTRVDGIYTADPEKDVSAVKFDHITFDDVLRKGLKVMDTTAFTLSQENKLPIIVFDMNKKGNLMKVVSGENIGTKVNL, from the coding sequence ATGAAATACAAAAGAATCCTACTTAAATTATCTGGAGAAGCTCTTATGGGTTCCCGTCAATATGGCATTGATCCTGAGCGGTTATCAGAATATGCTAGAGACATTAAAGAAGTTACAGATCTTGGTGTTGAAGTAGCGATTGTTATTGGTGGTGGAAACATTTTTAGAGGTGTTGCGGGTGCAATGGCAGGTATGGATCGTGTTCAAGGCGACCATATGGGCATGCTGGCTACTGTGATTAATGGTTTGGCATTGCAAAACGCACTGGAAGATGAAGGTGTAAAAACACGATTACAAACAGCAATCAAAATCAATGAGGTTGCAGAGCCATTTATAAGACGTAAAGCCATGAGCCATTTAAATAAAGGTCGTGTCGTGATTTTTGGAGGCGGAACAGGTAATCCTTATTTTACTACAGATTCTGCTGCTGTGCTGAGAGCTATTGAAATTGAAGCAGATGTGATCTTAAAAGGAACGCGTGTTGATGGTATTTATACTGCAGATCCTGAAAAAGATGTTTCCGCAGTAAAGTTTGATCATATTACATTTGATGATGTATTAAGAAAAGGACTCAAGGTGATGGATACAACAGCCTTTACGTTAAGCCAGGAAAATAAATTACCAATTATCGTTTTTGATATGAATAAAAAAGGGAACCTGATGAAAGTGGTTTCCGGAGAAAATATTGGAACTAAAGTCAATTTATAA
- the rpoN gene encoding RNA polymerase factor sigma-54, producing MLKQYLQFKLSQKLSPQQIQLMKLIQLPTQAFEQRIKQELEENPALDTGKEDIEEDKFDEFDNSEDDYNDNDEINTEDINIDEYLSDDDVPDYRTQVSNYSSDDEEKVMPYAAGTSFTQHLTTQLNTFRLSDEERDIAEFLVGSVDESGYIRRSLSDIMDDLAFTQNIFTSEEKIEKVLHKVHQLDPAGVGARNLQECLSIQLHRKDKNPDVELACDIIDKAFDQFTKKHYKKLLQKFDITEVQLRDAIEEIERLNPKPGGSYAGNNRRVEHVVPDFAIKIVDGELELTLNGRNAPELHVSREYSNMMKGYKESKDKSKSQKDAVMFIKQKLDAAKWFIEAIKQRQQTLFVTMSSIMHYQKEYFLTGDERNLKPMILKDIADEIEMDVSTVSRVANSKYVDTPYGTKLIKEFFSESMTNDQGEEVSTREIKKILETVIEEENKKKPLTDEKLAKILKEKGYPIARRTVAKYREQLDVPVARLRKKI from the coding sequence ATGCTCAAACAGTATTTACAGTTTAAATTATCGCAAAAGTTGTCACCGCAACAAATTCAGCTTATGAAGTTGATCCAGTTGCCTACACAAGCATTTGAGCAACGTATAAAACAGGAATTAGAAGAAAATCCTGCGCTAGACACCGGTAAGGAAGATATTGAAGAGGATAAGTTTGATGAGTTCGATAATTCAGAAGATGATTACAACGATAATGATGAAATCAATACCGAAGATATCAATATTGACGAGTATTTAAGTGATGATGACGTACCAGATTATAGAACCCAAGTAAGTAATTACAGTAGTGATGATGAGGAAAAAGTGATGCCCTATGCTGCGGGAACTTCATTTACACAACATTTAACGACACAATTAAATACGTTTCGATTATCTGATGAAGAACGTGATATCGCAGAATTTTTGGTGGGCAGTGTAGACGAAAGTGGTTACATAAGAAGGTCACTTAGCGATATTATGGATGATTTAGCATTCACCCAAAACATTTTTACTTCGGAAGAAAAAATCGAAAAAGTACTCCATAAAGTGCATCAATTGGATCCTGCAGGAGTTGGTGCTAGAAATTTACAGGAATGCTTAAGTATCCAACTACACCGAAAAGATAAAAATCCAGATGTAGAGCTCGCTTGTGATATTATAGACAAGGCTTTTGACCAATTTACAAAAAAGCATTATAAAAAATTATTACAAAAATTTGATATTACTGAAGTTCAGCTAAGAGACGCTATTGAAGAAATAGAACGTTTAAATCCTAAGCCTGGAGGCTCTTATGCTGGCAATAACAGAAGGGTTGAGCACGTTGTCCCTGATTTTGCGATTAAAATTGTTGATGGCGAATTAGAATTAACGCTCAACGGACGAAATGCTCCAGAACTGCACGTATCTAGAGAATATAGCAATATGATGAAAGGCTATAAAGAATCTAAAGATAAGAGCAAATCCCAAAAGGATGCAGTGATGTTTATAAAACAAAAGCTGGATGCTGCTAAATGGTTCATTGAAGCTATCAAACAGCGTCAACAAACGCTTTTTGTGACCATGAGTTCCATAATGCATTATCAAAAGGAATACTTTCTTACAGGCGATGAGCGCAATCTCAAACCAATGATTTTAAAGGATATTGCAGATGAGATTGAAATGGATGTGTCTACAGTATCTCGTGTGGCCAATAGCAAATATGTTGATACACCCTATGGAACAAAACTCATTAAGGAATTTTTTAGTGAATCCATGACCAATGATCAAGGTGAGGAAGTTTCAACAAGAGAAATCAAAAAAATACTCGAAACCGTTATTGAGGAAGAGAATAAGAAAAAACCGCTCACCGATGAAAAGCTTGCCAAGATCTTAAAAGAAAAAGGCTACCCTATAGCAAGGAGAACGGTTGCTAAATACCGTGAGCAGCTGGATGTTCCTGTGGCTAGGTTGAGGAAGAAAATATAA
- a CDS encoding asparaginase, with the protein MATHQPNILLIYTGGTIGMIKHPETGALKSFDFNNLIKKIPELKLLDCNIETISFEDPIDSSNMNPKYWVQIAEIIENNYDDFDGFVVLHGSDTMSYSASALSFMFENLAKPIIFTGSQLPIGDLRTDAKENLITSIQMASLQKAGRPVIREVGLYFEYKLYRGNRTTKINAEHFEAFESLNYPHLAESGVHLRVEQDDLYKPNLRKKLVVHKNFETNILLIKLFPGISESVLKPLFDIEHIKGIVLETYGAGNTTTETWFIEMLKATIKRGLPIINVTQCSGGSVAMGQYETSTQLKQIGVISGKDITTEAALAKLMFMLGEKVSIKTFKTIFETSLRGEMS; encoded by the coding sequence ATGGCAACACATCAACCTAACATATTATTGATCTATACAGGCGGAACTATTGGGATGATCAAACATCCTGAAACGGGTGCGCTCAAGTCGTTTGATTTTAATAATCTTATCAAAAAAATACCAGAGCTCAAATTATTAGATTGTAATATCGAGACCATATCTTTTGAAGATCCTATTGATAGTAGTAATATGAACCCTAAGTATTGGGTTCAAATTGCAGAAATCATTGAGAACAATTATGACGATTTTGATGGTTTTGTAGTGTTGCATGGTAGTGACACGATGAGTTATTCGGCTTCTGCATTGAGTTTTATGTTTGAGAACCTGGCAAAGCCAATCATTTTCACAGGATCACAATTGCCTATTGGAGATTTGAGAACAGATGCCAAAGAAAATTTAATCACTTCCATTCAAATGGCCTCTTTACAAAAGGCTGGAAGACCTGTTATAAGGGAAGTGGGTTTGTATTTTGAGTATAAGTTGTACCGCGGAAATAGAACGACTAAAATAAATGCAGAACATTTTGAGGCCTTTGAGTCTTTAAACTATCCGCATTTAGCAGAGTCTGGAGTTCATTTAAGAGTAGAGCAAGACGATTTGTATAAACCGAATCTTCGAAAAAAACTAGTGGTGCACAAAAATTTTGAAACAAATATCTTATTGATAAAGCTATTTCCGGGAATAAGTGAATCTGTTTTAAAACCATTATTTGATATAGAACATATTAAGGGTATTGTTTTAGAAACCTATGGCGCAGGAAATACCACAACAGAAACTTGGTTTATAGAGATGCTAAAAGCGACTATAAAACGAGGATTACCTATTATAAATGTCACACAATGCTCAGGTGGTAGCGTGGCGATGGGGCAATATGAGACAAGTACCCAATTAAAACAAATAGGCGTCATATCTGGAAAAGATATTACTACTGAGGCAGCATTAGCAAAATTGATGTTTATGCTGGGAGAAAAGGTGTCTATTAAAACATTCAAAACTATTTTTGAAACCTCATTAAGAGGCGAGATGTCATAG
- the asnS gene encoding asparagine--tRNA ligase has protein sequence MSYTVSQLLTQDITFQPIEIKGWVRGFRSNRFIALNDGSTINNIQCVVDFENTDEAILKRITTGAAIHIKGELVESQGKGQKVEIQVSSIEILGDSDPEDYPIQPKKHTFEFLRENAHLRTRTNTFSAVMRLRSSLSFAIHKYFNDNGFYYMHTPIITGSDAEGAGEMFRVSALDAKNPPLDDHGNINYKEDFFGKETNLTVSGQLEAETFAMSLGKVYTFGPTFRAENSNTSRHLAEFWMIEPEVAFMDLAGNMDLAEDFMKSVLTYVLEHNREDLEFLEKRLLDEEKTKPQAERSEMSLIEKIKFVVDNNFKRVSYTEAIDILKNSKPNKKKKFNYIIEEWGADLQSEHERFLVEKHFKCPVILFDYPANIKAFYMRLNEDGKTVRAMDILFPGIGEMVGGSQREERLDVLKEKMKALDIDEEELWWYLDLRKYGTAVHSGFGLGFERLVMFATGMGNIRDVIPYPRTPQNAEF, from the coding sequence ATGAGCTATACAGTTTCACAATTATTAACACAGGACATAACCTTTCAACCTATAGAGATTAAAGGTTGGGTAAGAGGATTTAGATCTAATCGTTTTATTGCTTTAAATGACGGTTCTACTATAAATAATATACAATGTGTCGTTGATTTTGAAAATACAGATGAAGCTATTTTAAAGCGTATCACCACTGGTGCTGCAATTCATATTAAAGGTGAATTGGTAGAGAGTCAAGGTAAAGGTCAAAAGGTGGAAATTCAAGTCTCATCTATTGAGATTCTTGGAGATTCAGACCCTGAGGACTATCCTATCCAACCCAAAAAACATACGTTTGAATTTTTACGTGAGAATGCCCATTTGCGCACAAGAACAAATACATTTAGCGCTGTAATGCGTTTGCGTAGTTCATTATCATTTGCTATTCATAAATATTTTAATGATAACGGTTTTTACTATATGCATACGCCAATCATCACGGGTAGTGATGCCGAAGGTGCTGGCGAAATGTTTAGAGTGAGCGCTTTGGATGCTAAAAATCCGCCTTTGGATGACCACGGAAATATCAACTATAAAGAAGATTTCTTCGGAAAAGAAACAAATCTAACCGTATCTGGTCAATTAGAAGCAGAAACGTTTGCCATGTCACTTGGAAAGGTGTACACATTTGGACCAACTTTTAGAGCAGAAAACTCAAATACCTCTCGTCACCTTGCAGAATTTTGGATGATAGAGCCAGAAGTTGCTTTTATGGATTTGGCAGGGAATATGGATTTAGCAGAAGATTTTATGAAATCTGTGCTAACCTATGTCTTAGAACACAATCGGGAAGATTTAGAGTTTTTGGAAAAGCGTTTATTGGATGAAGAGAAAACAAAACCTCAAGCAGAGCGCTCTGAAATGAGCTTAATTGAAAAAATAAAGTTTGTAGTAGACAACAATTTTAAGCGTGTTAGCTATACCGAAGCCATTGATATTTTAAAGAATTCTAAACCCAATAAGAAAAAGAAATTCAATTATATTATTGAAGAATGGGGAGCAGATTTACAAAGTGAGCATGAGCGCTTCTTGGTAGAAAAGCATTTTAAATGCCCTGTCATTTTATTTGATTATCCAGCAAATATCAAAGCGTTTTATATGCGTTTAAATGAGGATGGAAAAACGGTTCGTGCCATGGATATTTTATTTCCCGGTATTGGAGAAATGGTTGGAGGTTCTCAACGTGAGGAGCGTTTGGACGTTTTAAAAGAGAAAATGAAAGCTCTAGATATTGATGAAGAAGAATTATGGTGGTACTTGGATTTACGTAAATACGGTACTGCTGTACACTCTGGATTTGGATTAGGTTTTGAGCGTTTGGTAATGTTCGCAACCGGAATGGGGAATATTAGAGATGTGATTCCTTATCCTCGTACACCTCAAAATGCGGAGTTTTAA
- a CDS encoding MotA/TolQ/ExbB proton channel family protein, which yields MKRLFSILAIAGIMAFGTVNANAITVEAATTAVTTTFQETDNDTATDDRSFTQVVKDRFIEGGPFFMGIVLLCLILGLAIAIERIIYLNLATTNTKKLTRDVEDALNSGGIEAAKEVCRNTKGPVASIFYQGLDRADEDIDAAEKAVVAYGGVQMGQLEKNVSWISLFIALAPMLGFMGTVLGMIDAFDKIEAAGDMNPSLVAGGIKIALLTTVFGLIVAIILQIFYNYIIAKIDSIVNDMEDASITLMDLLVRHKR from the coding sequence ATGAAAAGACTATTTTCTATCTTAGCCATAGCAGGAATCATGGCTTTCGGTACTGTTAATGCAAACGCAATTACAGTAGAAGCTGCAACTACCGCAGTTACCACAACATTTCAAGAAACAGATAATGACACTGCAACAGATGACAGATCATTTACACAAGTTGTAAAAGATCGTTTTATTGAAGGTGGTCCATTCTTTATGGGTATTGTATTGCTTTGTTTAATTCTGGGATTAGCGATCGCTATTGAAAGAATCATTTATTTAAATCTTGCAACTACAAATACTAAAAAATTAACTCGTGACGTAGAAGATGCTTTAAATTCAGGTGGTATTGAAGCTGCTAAGGAAGTTTGTAGAAATACTAAAGGACCTGTTGCTTCTATATTTTACCAAGGTTTAGATCGAGCAGACGAGGATATTGATGCTGCTGAGAAAGCTGTAGTAGCTTACGGTGGTGTTCAAATGGGACAATTAGAAAAGAATGTTTCTTGGATCTCTTTATTTATCGCCTTAGCACCAATGCTTGGTTTCATGGGTACAGTATTAGGTATGATTGATGCATTTGATAAAATTGAAGCTGCAGGGGACATGAATCCTTCTCTTGTTGCGGGTGGTATTAAAATTGCACTTTTAACAACTGTATTTGGTCTAATTGTTGCTATTATACTACAAATCTTTTACAATTACATCATTGCAAAAATTGACAGCATCGTTAACGATATGGAAGATGCTTCTATCACTTTAATGGATTTATTAGTAAGACATAAGAGATAA
- a CDS encoding ExbD/TolR family protein, which translates to MSKFKSKKDNDLPAVNTASLPDIVFMLLFFFMVVTVMREDTLLIENRLPLADQVEKLEKKYPISYIYAGKPAKNLESKYGKEARLQLNDKFADISEIRAFINQERAAIAREELVDFLTVSLKVDKEANMGIVGDIKKELREANALKINYTVGTGSALDN; encoded by the coding sequence ATGTCTAAATTTAAAAGTAAAAAAGACAATGATTTACCAGCAGTAAATACAGCATCTTTACCTGATATTGTATTTATGCTCTTATTTTTCTTTATGGTGGTAACTGTAATGAGAGAAGATACGCTCTTAATTGAAAACAGATTACCTTTAGCAGATCAGGTTGAAAAATTGGAAAAAAAATATCCAATTAGTTATATATACGCTGGAAAACCTGCAAAGAATTTAGAAAGTAAATATGGTAAAGAAGCGAGATTACAGCTTAATGATAAATTTGCAGATATTAGCGAAATTAGGGCTTTCATAAACCAAGAGAGAGCAGCTATTGCCAGAGAAGAATTAGTAGATTTCTTAACGGTATCACTTAAAGTGGATAAAGAGGCTAATATGGGTATCGTTGGAGATATTAAAAAAGAACTTAGGGAGGCAAACGCTCTAAAAATTAATTATACTGTAGGTACAGGTAGTGCCTTAGATAATTAA
- a CDS encoding efflux RND transporter permease subunit — protein sequence MFKLFSKNFWEVIARLILRNKIGILVVIILATIFFSSQWKNMRFTYTEANLLPDDHEVNIVYNEFLDIFGEEGNLIVLGVKDSTLFSVEKLNAWNKLSEDFKAFDEVETVVSLSDLQKLVKNNDEEKFDLVPFIKDSLSSIAQIDTLKDELFNQYPFYDNFLFNTETGTIRTAIYLKKDIVNTPARKDFIMLTLKDKIDSFEKANNLDVRISGMPYIRTLNSQNIVDEIGLFIGLALGVTSLIFFLFFRSFRATFISLIVVCFGVMWTFGIIGLLNYEITVLTALIPPLIIVIGIPNCIFLINKYQHEVKLHGNKVKSLQRVITKVGNATLMTNVTTASGFATFILTESTLLKEFGIVASLSILAIFILCLLVIPIIYTFLPYPKDRHLEHLNKRWIGGFVNWIERMVREQKIAIYASSCILIILSIIGIHQIKISGSLIEDMPKEEEFFTDIRFFEEEFDGIMPMEIMVDTKRKKGVMKLSTLKKMEELENLIDDIPELSRPISVVSLVKYSKQAYYNGNPKYYQLPTSQENSFILSYAKNSSSDVDLLKNFVDSTGQYARITTFMKDIGTDKMERIEEDLQNKINRVFQPTDRYNVTMTGKALVFQKGTKYLVKNLAISLSLAIFLISLFMAYMFRSFRMIIVSLIPNLLPLVITAGLMGYLGVPIKPSTILVFSIAFGISVDDTIHFLAKYRQELQANHWKIRKSVYAALRETGVSMFYTSIVLFFGFIVFTTSSFGGTVALGALVSATLLFAMLSNLLLLPSLLLSLERSIANKEVLKEPSINIIPAEDDDEDASEENIIS from the coding sequence ATGTTTAAACTGTTTAGTAAAAACTTTTGGGAGGTCATTGCACGATTGATATTGCGCAACAAAATTGGTATTCTCGTTGTAATCATTTTAGCAACGATTTTTTTCAGTTCTCAATGGAAAAACATGCGTTTTACCTATACTGAAGCCAATCTTCTACCAGACGATCACGAAGTTAATATTGTTTATAATGAATTTCTAGATATTTTTGGAGAGGAAGGCAATCTCATTGTTTTGGGAGTTAAGGATTCTACACTTTTTTCTGTGGAAAAGTTAAACGCCTGGAATAAACTTTCTGAAGATTTCAAAGCTTTTGACGAAGTTGAAACAGTCGTCTCGCTTAGTGACCTTCAAAAACTTGTTAAAAACAATGATGAGGAGAAATTTGATCTCGTCCCATTTATAAAAGATTCTTTAAGTTCAATCGCGCAAATAGATACTTTAAAGGATGAACTATTCAATCAATATCCATTTTACGATAATTTCTTGTTTAATACGGAAACTGGAACGATTAGAACTGCCATCTATCTTAAAAAAGACATTGTAAATACACCAGCACGAAAAGATTTTATAATGCTTACCCTCAAAGACAAGATTGATAGCTTTGAGAAAGCGAATAATCTAGATGTCAGGATTTCTGGGATGCCTTATATTAGAACATTAAATTCTCAAAATATAGTCGATGAAATTGGACTGTTTATTGGGTTGGCACTTGGTGTAACATCATTGATATTCTTTTTATTCTTTAGATCATTTAGAGCCACATTTATTTCACTAATTGTAGTATGTTTTGGAGTAATGTGGACTTTTGGTATCATTGGTTTACTCAATTACGAGATTACGGTTCTTACTGCACTAATCCCTCCATTAATTATTGTGATTGGGATACCAAACTGTATTTTCTTAATCAACAAATATCAGCATGAGGTAAAACTTCATGGTAATAAAGTAAAATCATTACAACGTGTTATCACAAAAGTTGGTAACGCTACATTAATGACCAATGTGACAACTGCCTCTGGTTTTGCAACTTTTATTTTAACAGAGAGCACACTTTTAAAAGAATTTGGTATTGTAGCCTCACTCAGCATCCTTGCTATTTTCATCTTGTGTTTATTGGTAATACCTATTATTTATACGTTTTTACCTTACCCAAAAGATAGACACTTAGAGCATCTCAATAAACGATGGATTGGTGGCTTTGTTAATTGGATTGAGCGAATGGTTAGAGAGCAAAAAATTGCCATCTACGCATCATCGTGCATTTTAATTATATTGAGCATTATTGGCATTCATCAAATAAAAATCTCTGGAAGTCTCATTGAAGACATGCCTAAAGAAGAAGAATTCTTTACTGATATCCGCTTTTTTGAAGAAGAGTTTGATGGCATCATGCCCATGGAAATCATGGTCGATACAAAACGCAAAAAAGGCGTAATGAAGCTGAGCACTCTCAAAAAAATGGAGGAACTCGAAAATCTTATTGATGACATTCCAGAATTATCACGACCAATATCTGTAGTAAGTCTTGTAAAATACAGTAAGCAAGCGTATTACAATGGCAACCCTAAATATTACCAATTGCCAACAAGTCAAGAAAATAGCTTCATTTTATCTTATGCTAAAAATTCATCTTCAGATGTAGATCTGTTAAAGAACTTTGTGGATAGTACAGGACAATATGCTCGCATAACAACGTTTATGAAGGATATTGGGACCGACAAGATGGAGCGCATTGAAGAAGATCTTCAGAATAAAATAAACAGAGTTTTCCAGCCTACAGATCGTTATAATGTGACGATGACAGGTAAAGCGTTGGTATTTCAAAAGGGAACAAAATACCTGGTTAAAAATCTTGCCATCTCGCTATCATTAGCCATATTTTTAATATCACTTTTTATGGCCTATATGTTTAGATCATTTAGAATGATTATTGTGTCACTCATCCCAAACCTCTTACCGTTAGTAATTACAGCAGGCTTAATGGGCTATTTGGGTGTACCAATAAAACCGTCAACCATATTGGTATTTAGTATTGCCTTTGGGATTTCGGTAGATGATACCATTCACTTTTTGGCAAAATACCGTCAAGAATTACAGGCCAACCACTGGAAAATTCGTAAATCTGTTTACGCAGCGTTACGCGAAACTGGCGTGAGTATGTTCTACACCTCTATCGTGCTGTTTTTTGGCTTTATTGTATTTACAACCTCAAGTTTTGGCGGTACAGTCGCATTGGGCGCATTAGTATCTGCAACATTGCTATTTGCCATGTTGTCTAATTTACTGTTGCTTCCGTCTTTATTATTATCATTAGAGCGAAGCATTGCCAATAAGGAAGTCTTGAAAGAACCGTCTATAAATATCATTCCTGCAGAGGATGATGACGAAGATGCTTCCGAAGAAAATATCATTTCATAA
- a CDS encoding ExbD/TolR family protein, giving the protein MAKRSAPEVNAGSMADIAFLLLIFFLVTTTIPKDSGINRKLPPMEPPNDEDVVIKQKNIFTVLINGKDQLLVEDELMELKDLRKAAIEFLDNGGGTDAAGNRCDYCKGDRDASSSDHPDKAIISLKNERETSYAQYISVQNELVAAYNDLRNRRALEIGPKRGFNDMNFVEMEKNYKDPKFNGNKDRLKEVIDQIRTEYPEKLSEVQ; this is encoded by the coding sequence ATGGCAAAACGATCAGCACCAGAAGTTAATGCAGGTTCTATGGCAGACATTGCATTCTTACTTCTTATATTTTTCTTAGTAACTACAACTATTCCAAAAGATTCTGGGATTAACCGTAAGCTTCCTCCAATGGAACCGCCTAACGACGAAGATGTAGTTATCAAGCAAAAGAATATTTTTACTGTTTTGATTAACGGTAAGGATCAATTACTAGTGGAAGATGAACTGATGGAGCTTAAAGATTTAAGAAAAGCTGCCATAGAGTTTTTAGATAACGGTGGAGGAACTGATGCAGCTGGTAACAGGTGTGATTACTGTAAGGGTGATAGGGATGCTTCATCTTCAGATCATCCAGATAAAGCTATTATTTCTTTAAAAAACGAAAGAGAGACATCTTACGCGCAATACATTTCAGTACAAAATGAATTGGTTGCAGCCTATAATGACTTACGTAATAGAAGAGCATTAGAAATAGGGCCTAAAAGAGGTTTTAATGATATGAACTTTGTTGAAATGGAAAAAAATTATAAGGATCCAAAGTTTAATGGAAATAAGGATAGGCTTAAAGAGGTTATTGATCAAATTAGAACTGAATATCCAGAAAAGCTTTCTGAGGTACAATAA